AATCCCCGCTGCTGGGAATGTTGCGGCCTTTCTTGTTATATATGAAACTATAGTTTCCTGCTGCTGTGGAGAGGGTGCTGGACCAAATGTATGTCAAAAACAGCATACGTTGTGCTTGCAAGCAGGCGCACGTCTAATTGTATGTGAAAAACAGTATACATGGGCTCGCAAGCAGGCATATGGACTGAATGTATGTCAAAAACAGCATACATTTGCTCACAAGCAGGCACACGGCCTAATTGTATGCTAAAAACAGCATACATTGTGCTATCATGCAGGCACACAGTCTCATTTGTATGCTAAAAACATCATACGTTATGCTCGCGCAAAGGTAGTCTTATTCATCCGGTTAGGATGATTTTGTTCTGGAGATTATTTCACTTCCAGATAGGATACACCTAGAGCACCCAATTCCCCTTGCGGAACACCGGCTCAATCGTGCCGTCAGCCAGTTCTCCGTCAATATCTAGCGCATCGGAGCCTACCATGAAATCGACATGTGTGAGGCTGACGTTGGCCCCTCTAGATAGCAGTTCCTCGCTGGTCATGGAGGTTCCCCCTTCAATATTCACCGGATAGGCACTGCCCAGCGCGAAATGACAGGAAGCATTCTCGTCAATTCCGGTATTGTAGAACACTCTGTTCAGCCGGGAGATCGGCGAATCATGCGGCACCAAGGCCACTTCTCCGAGGTAAGAGGCGCCTTCATCCGTCTCCAGCAGGGAGGTCAGGTGCTCACGGCCGGATTCAGCATCATAGGCAGTAACCTTGCCGTCTGTGAAAGTAACGGTAATTCCGTCGACGAGCCGCCCGTTCAGGTTCAGCGGAAGCGTACTCTTGACGGTGCCGTTCACGCCGGTGCGGCGAGGCATCGTGTAGATCTCTTCGGTAGGCATATTCGCTACAAAATAGACGCCACGCTCGTTCTCCCCGCCGCCGCCACGCCATAAATGGCCTTCCGGCAGCTCGACACGCAGATCCGTGCCGGGAGCACGGTAATGCAGGCTTTTGTAGCGCTTGGCATTCATACGGTCCTGACTCTGCTTCAGCTCGCCGATATGACTGCGCCAGGCGGCCACCGGATCTTCGCTGTTCACCCGGTTCATCTGGAACACCGCTTGCCACATCGCATCGATCCGCTCGTCCTCCGGCAGATCTGCGAACACCTTGTCCGCCCAGGCACGTGTCGGCGCCTTGATCAGCGACCAGCTGATTCTGCTGTTACGGGTGTAGACCTGGTACTTCTTGCGCGCAACTGCAGCTGCCTTAACGGCAGTGGAGACCTTGGCCGAATCGATCCCGCGGAATAATTCCGGGTCTGGCACCTTTATATGTAATATAGCTCCGCCTTCTTCAGCGAATCCCTCCAGCATATCGGCATGCCACTGCGGATAATACCCGAATGATTCCTCAGGAGCCTTCTCGTAACGGATGCGTGTGACCGCTTCATCGTCCCAGTCTACAAGCACGTATTTCGCTCCGGCTTCATAGGCCTTGCCTACAATCAGCCGGGTAAGCTCCGCCGTCTCCAGCGGCGCGTGAACCATCAGAACTTGTCCCGCCTGCACATTCACACCGACCTTCACTACCAGCTCTGCGTATTTCTCCAGCATCTGTTCAAAATCCTTCATTTCATCTCTTCCTCCATATCTTCACTGTCTCTGTATAATTATAGCGGAAGACCGGGGAGATGGCACGTATCTATGTACAACCGGAAGCTGAGCATATCGTAACTCCTCCGCTTCCGGCAGCGCTTCCGCTATTGCTTATCCACCTGCAGCAGGTGAATGGTCTTCACATCGTACGTATGGGCGATTTTCTCTTCCGCAATCACTTTCAGCTTCGTCAGGCTGGCTACCTTGGCCGGGTCTGCCCGGGAGAGCAGCCTCCACAGCTCGGGGTCGGATAAGGTCTGATAGAGCTTGTCATCATCATACTCCTTGCGGTTCTGCGTAACCAGCTTGACCTTGTAGCTGCCGAACACCGCTTCTGTCTGCCCCGCTTCATTAATGTGGGCAAGGATCTCCTGCCGGAGTCCGGCCAGCTCCTTTTCCAGCTCCTTCTGCTTCGCCTTGAGCTTGTAATACTGTTGAACCTTCTTTTCCATACAGTGCTCACGCTCCTCTCCTAACATGTCTATGCAGGAAAGAACAGTTAGAATGATTAATTCTGTTGAGACGGTTTATGTTTAATTCTATAATGGAGTCGTTGTGTGACAAGTGGAAACGGCTACACCGTCCTACTAAAGGACGATACCGTTTCAGCGCGAAATAGAAGGATAAGTTATCGCGTGCAACATATAACTTCTTGTATTTCAAAAAACTGACAGCAGGTGAACCCATGTTCCAGACTTATCTATTCCCCATTTCCTATGCATTCATGGCCTTTCCGGTTGCGGCGCTATTCTTCACGTTACCGTTCCTAATTGTGCAGTACCGCCGGCACGGCTATATCAATAAAATCAGGGCCTTGGTGCTGTATCTGTTGCTGCTGTACCTGCTTAACGCGTTCTTCCTGGTTCTGCTTCCCTTGCCTGATTCCAGGCACAATGCAGCCCCCTCCGGGAGTATGATCCAGCTTGTACCGCTGCAGTTCATTCAGGATATTCTGCACAATACGCCCATTACGCGCAGCGACCCTTCCAGCTACCTTAATGTGCTGAGCGGAGCGGATTTTCTGCTGGCGGCCTTCAATGTTCTGCTGACCGTACCCTTTGGTATGTTCCTTGGCTACTACTTCCGCACGCGCTGGGTAGTATGCATTATCCTGTCCTTTGCGCTGTCGCTGTTGTTCGAGATTACGCAGATTACCGGCATTTACGGGTTCTTCGATCATCCCTACCGGATCTTCGATGTCGATGACATGATTACGAACACACTGGGCGGCATGATCGGCTTCAAGCTCTCCCTATGGATCTCCGGCCTGCTGCCGAGGATTGAAAAGCTTGACAGCCAAGAGGACCTTTCCGCCAAAAAAGTGACCTACACCCGCCGCGCCCTTGCATTCCTGCTGGATTCGATCCTGCTGCTCGCGGTAACCATCCTCCTTAATTTGCTCTCGCTGCGTATTTCGTGGTGGGCAGTTAGTATGGTGTATTTCCTGAGCATTCCTCTGTTCACAGGCGGACGAACCTTCGGCAAATGGGTTGTGCGTATCCGGCTAAGGAGTGAGGACGGCGGCCCGGCCAGACCCTGGAGGGTATGGGCACGATATGGATTACTCTATGGCGTCTTAGGCGGAATGAATTCCCTGGGGCCTGACTCCTCCTTCTTCGTCTACATCGGTAAAGCCCTGGCTGCTGTAGTGAAAATGGTCATCCTATTGGCAGATTTGGCCTTCTTCATCCATCTGGTGCTGCGGCTGATTAAGCGTGACCGTCCGCTCATCTATGAAGAGCTTAGCAGAACCCGCAATGGAATCACCTGGCCGGAGCGGCATCAGGCAGCGGTAAACGAGACCCTAAATAAGACAGTAATCAATGAATAGAGGTATAGTATCCTTATGAATAATAACGATTCCACCCGTATCTCCTCTGCTCCAAATGAGCTTGATTGGTTAATAGAAGCAGACATCACTAGTATTCAGGAGCAAATGGCACAAGGAAGCTTAACCTCCGAAGTGCTGGTAGGCTGGTATTTGGAACGGATCAACCGGTTGGACGGTCTGCTCCGCTCCGTACTGGAGGTGAATCCAGAGGCTCTTGCGATTGCCGCGAAGCTCGATCAGGAACGAAGAGATCAGGGCAGCCGGGGACCGCTGCACGGTATTCCGGTCCTGGTCAAAGATAACATCGGCACAGCTGATAAGCTGCACACCAGTGCAGGAGCCTTGGCGCTTGCAGAGTGCATAGCAGCAGAAGATGCTGAGCTTATCACCCGGCTAAGAACAGCCGGGGCAGTGATTCTCGGCAAAGCCAATATGACCGAATGGGCCAACCTCATGTCGCCGGCGATGTGGGCTGGTTACAGCTCGCGGGGCGGACTTGTACTGAGTCCTTACGGCCCGGGCGAGCTGTTCATTGGCGGCTCGAGTTCGGGAAGCGCGGCGGCAGTTGCCGCTAACCTTGTCACCATCGCCGTAGGCACGGAGACCTCCGGCTCCATCATCAGCCCGGCGGCCCATAACTCCCTGGTCGGCCTTAAGCCTACCTGGGGTCTGGTCAACAACAAGGGCATTATACCGGGAATCGGGAGCCAGGACAGCGCCGGTCCGATGGCCAGAACGGTCAAGGACGCTGCACTCCTGCTTAATGTATTGGCCGGGAGCGCCGGCTCTTTTTCCTCAGCTGTACTGGATTATTCGGCAGGTCTGGAGCTTCATGCACTGGCAGGCAAGCGGATCGGAATTCCGCGATTCTATTATAAAGATCTGGATAGTGAAGCTCTTAAGATGATGGAATCTGCCATAGCGGCCTTGAGAGAGCTGGGGGCAGAGATCGTTGACCCCGTGGTGCTTCCCTGTCAGGATGCTGAATGGAAGGCTACGATTCTACAATATGAATTCAAGCGTGGATTGAACAGCTATCTGGGAAGCCTGCCGGAATCTGCTCCTGTGCATTCACTGCAGGGGCTGATAGATTTCAATCAGCAGCATTGCGAACAGGCACTCAAATACGGCCAGGGTACACTGGAATGGCTGAACACCTCGGGGGATGATATTACAGAGCAGGAATATTTGGAGCAGCTGCAATCTTCCCGTTCACTGGCCGGTAGTCAGGGAATCGATTATGCCCTGGAGCATTACGCTCTGGATGCGCTTCTGTTCCCTGGAGATCACGGATGTGAAGTAGCGGCCAGAGCGGGTTATCCGCTGATTACAATTCCTGCCGGCTACACCTGCTCGGGTATTGTTGCACCAGGCGGTTATCTTACCAAGGGACCGCAGGGCATCACCTTCTGTGCCTCAGCCCATAGTGAAGCTATGCTGCTAGGGATTGCTTATAGTTACGAGCAGGCCACGAAGCACCGGCGGACGCCGGTACTGGAGCCAGGCAGCTCGTCAGAATAACCGGGCAAGCCGCCCTCAACCGGCGTTACAACTGAAAGAGGCCGTATCCCGAACTCCGGGATACAGCCTCTTTTTATATGATAGATATACACTCTGTCTATACTTCCGCCGTATCCGCCAGATGGAGGACTACCGGGCAATGATCGCTGCCAAGCACATTACATTCAATTCCGGCGTCCAGCAGACGCGGGGTCAAGCGCTCGGAAGCGAGAAAATAATCGATCCGCCAGCCCACATTCTTCTCTCTGACCTTAGGCATGTAGGACCACCAGCTGTAGGCACCCTCCAGTTCAGGATAGAACCATCTGAAGGTATCCACGAAGCCGGCTGCGAGCAGCGTGGTCATTTTGCCGCGTTCTTCGTCAGTGAAGCCTGAATTCCCCCGGTTCGATCTCGCATTCTTCAGGTCAATCTCCTGATGCGCCACATTCAGATCCCCGCACACGACAACCGGCTTATGCTCATCCAGCTTCAGCAAGTAGGCGCGGAACCGGTCCTCCCACTCCATCCGGTAGTCCAGCCTCGACAGATCGCGTTTGGCATTCGGCGTATACACATTCACCAGATAGAAATCCGGGAATTCCAGGGTGATAATCCGCCCCTCATCCTCCGTCTCCTGCTCCAGTCCATATCGTACGGATAGCGGCTTGATTCTGGTGAATACCGCCGTACCCGAATATCCTTTTTTGAGTGCATAATTCCAGTACTCCGCATATTCCTCTCCATGATCCAGAACAACCTGCCCCTCCTGGAGCTTCGTCTCCTGCACACAGAAGATATCTGCGTCAACCTCCCGGAAATACTCGTTAAACCCTTTATTCACACAAGCTCTCAGACCGTTCACATTCCAGGACACCAGCTTCATTGTTGTCATTTCCCCTTACCTGTCACTAGATTACATCCAGTGTACCATAGATTCGGGTTGTCTATGAATCTGCCGGCATCCTATTGAAATGTGTGAATCTCCCATGACATACGTTACAGCAATCATAGCTTTGCCGAATATACTATCCTATCACAAGGAAAAGGAGGACATTACAATGGCTATCTTATTACCGCAACAATTCTTCAATCTGCCGGCTTCTGTAGGTAAATCTTTCTATGAAAATCTGGCAGGTGGCATCAACGCGGCAGTGACTGTAAACAACAATTCCGGGTTCCCCGTGGATCTTGTTATTTACAGAGTCAATGCACCTGTGGTGACTTATATTATCCCTGCATTTAACAGTCTCACTCTATCCGTGCATGCCCTGCTGGTCGCAGGACTTCTCAGCACAGCTGCCGGTGCAGTCTTCGGCACAATCGAAGTGGCAACCTCTGATTTCTAATCTAATGTAAGAGTATCCCCCCTCATACTCTCTCATTAACATTCCCTTGTTAAGCATCTCCGGCTGGTAGACGGCCGGGGGTGCTTTTGCACGTTCAATAGAGAAGCAGCTGCTATCAAACTGTCTCTGATTCAGGCATAGGTCCGATATAAGTAGATTGTGGCCGGAAAATCCGGTTATGGGCTGACTGCTCCAGCAAATGGGCCGTCCAGCCGACAATTCTTCCCGCTGTGAATGTAGGCGTGAAGATCTCCGGCGCCAGCTTCAGCGCCTTCAGTATAGCCGCAGCATAGAATTCAACATTGGTGAACAGGCGGCGGCCCGGCTTGTATTCCTTCAGCAGCGCAACCGCAGTAGCCTCCACATGAAGCGCAAGATCAAAGTAGGCGTCCTTGCCGATCATCGTAAGTGTCGCAATCTGCAGGGCTTCAGCCCGCGGGTCCTTAGTCTTGTAGATCCGGTGCCCGAAGCCCATCAGCTTCTCTCCAGCCTCAAGCTTCCCTCTCAGCCAAGGCTCTGCGCGTTCCTTCGTTCCGATCTCCTCCAGCATCGATATCACTTCATATGGCGCACCGCCATGCAGCGGACCCTTCATCGCTCCGATTGATCCGGCTACAGCCGCACATAGATCCGATTCCGTGGACAGCACCACCCGCCCGGCGAACGTTGAGGCATTCATGCCATGCTCCATGCAAAGGATCATATAGGCGCTAAGTGCCTTCACATGAGCCTCTTCAGGCAGCTTGCCTGTGAGCAGATACAGATAATTCGCGGCATGGCCAAGCTCAGGAAGCGATTTCAGCGGCGGCAAGCCCTGAAGGCTACGGTACCTGTAAGCTATGATCGCCGGAAGCATTGCCGTCAGCCGCACGGCCTGCTTCAGCGTGGGCGGCCAGGTAGCGTTCTCCTCATCCCCAAGGGCAGCCACTGCACTTTGTAGTACCAGCATCAGCGGGACAGAAGCCGGATACAGATCAAGCATTTTGCAGAGATATTCAGGAACCCTTCTCTCCGCTGCCATTTGCGCCTTGAGCTGCGCCAGCTCCTCCGCATCAGGCAGGTGTCCGTTCCAGAGCAAATAAGCGACTTCTTCATAGCTTTTGCTCACCGCAAGCTCCTTTGCCCAATATCCGCGGTACACCAAATACCCTTTCTCTCCATCTACCAATCCAATTGCTGTCTCTCCGGCAACTACGCCTTCTAATCCCGTTACTTTAGCCATTATATCTTTACCCCTTTTCCGGTCCCCCGCAGGAAGAAATTCATCATATTAGGAGTATAAACTGCTAAATCTATATTGCATATTTATTGTTTTTTATGAATCCATAAGGAAAATCTATCACCTTCATTACTTAAGCTCCATGAGCTGCTTCAGCTTGGCTTCTGTACCTGATTCACCCGCTGGCGTGTAGATGCTGCAACGCAGATCCGCTGCACCCTGCACTTGTAGGGAGGTGAGATGGAACAGCATTTTGCCGGCTTTGGCATGCCGGAATTCCAGTACAACATCCGGCGCGGAGCTGACCCGGCTCTCTTCCCATAAATGATTGAATTCCGGATGCCGTTCCTTCATCTCCGCGATGAATTCATCGTACCAGCGGTCCTCCAGATATTGCCCGTAATAGGCGCGGAAGATCGATAAGTATCCCCGGACGAACTGCTCCCAATTCACCGCCAGCCGCCTGAACTCCTTGCGTTCGAACAGCAGTGAGATCATATTGCGCTGCTGCGGAGCCAGCTTAGCGAAATCAAGAAACACATGCGCCGCAGCCTCATTCCAGCCGACAATGCCGCAGTGCCGGTCCGAGATGATGGTCGGGCAGGTCTTCAGCTCCTGCAAAATCTTTTGCAGGGAAGGATGAATCACCGAAGGCTCCTCCTGGGTATAGTCTGCGATTCCCGGTCCGTTCTCCAGCGCCAGAGCGAACAAGTAACTCCGCTCATCCTTCGTCAGTTGGAGTGCTGCGGCAATACAATCAAGAACGGATGGAGACACTTTAATATCCCGCCCCTGCTCCAGCCAGGTATACCAGGTACTGCTTACTCCGGAGAGCTGAGCCACTTCCTCGCGCCGGAGCCCGGGTGTCCGCCTGCGGGTGCCCTCCGGGAGCCCCGCCGCTGCCGGGGTAATGGCTGCACGTCTTGCTTTCAGGAATTCTGATAATGCTTGAAGTCTGTTCTGATTGGACATCCTGCTTCCTCCTGCCATATTGTTCGTCTGCCTGTTAGTGTAGTAGTAATTATACTAGTATAAACTACAACTTGTAATAGGATAAGCAACATGAAAAAATAAGCTTATCCAGAATAACAGGAGGAATAGCAGATGGAACGTGTCGTGATTACAGGAATGGGTGTCATCTCCCCGCTTGGCAATACCGTGGACCAGTTTTGGAGCCGCCTTACGGCAGGAGAATCGGGGATTACGCCGATTGATTCATTCGATACCACCCATTTCAAAACCAAGATTGCCGGCTCAGTACAGGCCTTCGATCCGGATGCCAGATTCGGCCGCAAGGAGGCCCGGCGGATGGACCGGTTCAGCCAGTTCGCGCTGGCCGCCGCAGAGGAGGCCTGGATGCACTCCGGCCTCCGGCTGGAGGAGCTGGACCGGGAACGGCTGGGCGTCTATGTAGGCTCCGGCGTAGGCGGTATCCAGACGTTGATGGACCAGGGCGAACTGCTGCGGTCCCGGGGACCGGAGCGGGTAAGCCCTACCCTGATCCCGATGCTGATCTCCAATATGGCGGCAGCGATGATCAGCATCAGGCTCGGGGCACAGGGGCCGACACTCTCCCCGGTGACCGCCTGTTCCATTGGGAACACGGCCATTGGGGAAGCTTTCCGCCTGATCCGGTACGGCGGAGCCGATGTGATTGTTGCGGGAGGTGCGGAAGCGGCTGTGACCGAGATTGCGCTGGCCAGCTTCGGCAACGCGACCGCCTTGTCTACCCGGAACGGGGAACCGCAGGGGGCCAGCCGGCCTTTTGAACGGAACAGGGACGGATTTGTCATCGCGGAGGGCGGAGCTATTGTGATCCTGGAGTCCCTCTCCCATGCCCTGCGCAGAGATGCCGTTATCTATGGCGAGGTCACCGGATATGGCGCAAGCTCCGACGCTTATCATATGGTGGCTACTCATCCTGAGGGGATAGGAGCCTACCAGGCGATGAAGCTGGCACTTAGCGAGGCTGGCATCAGTCCCGGGGAGGTAGATGTCATTAGCGCACACGCAACCAGCACGGTGGTCGGAGACCTTTCGGAGACCCTGGCGATTAAGAAGCTATTCGGAGAGCAGGCCTACCGGATTCCGGTCACGGCTAACAAATCGATGACCGGACATGCACTTGGCGCAGCCGGTGGCCTGGAAGCCATTGCTCTGCTCAAAAGCCTGCAGGAAGGGCTGATCCCGCCGACAATTAATCTGGAGCAGCCGGGCGAATCCTGCGACCTGGATTATGTCCCTAACGTAGCCCGCCAAGCAGACCTGAAGATCGGGATCTCCAATTCCTTTGGCTTCGGCGGCCACAACGCTGTAATCGTTCTGCGCAAGTATGAAGCGTAATCGCAGCTAATTCCTATGTAAAGCAAACAGCGGATCGCCCATTCTATGGGAGACCCGCTGTTTGTAATGGTTAAGGGTATTTTGCCGGCTGTGACTAGAATGCTCACAGGATCAGGTTACTTTTTCTCCGGTGAGACATGGCTTCCCCAGATTGCAACGCCTTCCGCTGAAAGTGCCGTGAATGTCATTACCTCGCTTGAGGCCGCTTCATTCCATTCCCGCAGGAACACCCCGCTATACTCCGCACCTTCTAGCGTCAGCTTCGCCATATGATCATCGCTCAAGGCCCATGTACCTGTTACTGCCCCGCTTACCGTGCCGTCTGCGTTCAACTCCACCAACTGCGACTCCGCCAGCTCAGCCGTAATCTCCTTGCCGTGGTTCACCAGTTTGTAGGCACCCGTTACCTCCTTGGCTGTGTACTTGCCGATCTTCTCGCCTCCGTAACGGTGGGGTGCGACAACTGGCCAGCCCGCTTCATTCATGAACATCTGGTGAACCCGAACCTCATGCTGCTCTCCGAGACCCGGGAACCTTGAGTGGAAGATCAGATAATACTGCCCGCTCTTCTCATCATAGTAAGCCGAATTATGTCCCGGGGAGACATAGCCTGTATCCGATCCGGCGGCTTCTTCAGCTGTATTCACAAATTCATGATTCCCCATCAGCTTCACGCCGTAAGGTGCGTACGCCGGATCATCGAACAACACCCCAGGCGTACCCTGGGCGTTCAGCATAGCCTTACCTTCCGAGTCCTCGAACGGGCCAGCCGGATGCTTGGAGCGGGCGACACGGATATTATAACCGCCACTTGCATCAAGCCCGCCGTAGGAGAGGAACAGGTAGTAATAGCCGGTCTCCGGGCTATATAGCATATACGGACCTTCAATCCGCGCATGGTTCCCTCCAAGCAGCTTCTTGCCGTAGCCTTGGCCCTCCAGCGGGAAGCCCGTAGACGGGTCAAGCTCCAGGATGAAGATTCCGCCGGAGTAGGAGCCGTAGACCATCCACAGCTTGCCGTCCTTATCCCAAAACACATCAGGGTCCACCACATTCGGCTTCTCCGTAGAATCATAGACCTCACCATCATCCCCGATGCCGGACATTCCCGACTTTAGAATAATACCTTTATTCTTGTAGGGACCTTCAATCTTATCAGCCACGGCAATACCTAGCGCTGACAGCGGAGAATCGCCTTTACAGGCATCGTAATACATGTAGAACTTACCGTCGGCCAATTGAATGACATCCGGTGCCCACAGCGTGTCCGACTGGGCCCAGCTAAGCGTCTCGCTGAGCTCCTCCGTTACATTCGGTATCAGTACGTTATCATCCGTCACGCCGGAAGAAATCTGCGTCCACGACATCAGGTCCTTGGATTTGGCCGAGGCCAGATGCGAACCGAACACGTAATATGTATCCTCCACCTTAATCACAGAGGGATCGTGCACAGATACATTCCCGAACTCCGGCGGCCCTTCCGGGTTCCCTCCACCACATGCCGACAGCAGGGATAAGGATATCAATGCCGTTAAGGATCTTTTTCTCATCTCATCATAACCTCCCTATGTATACCCTTACATTTTGCTGGGAAAATGAGATTTAGTCAATACTTTTATTTATATTAATTAGTTTTGTTTTATATTTATATGAAATATATTCACCCATAAAACAAAATAACAAAAAAACGCCAGGCCCATGAAGGCCTGACGCTGATCTAATCATTTAAACTTAGTAATCGCCGCTATTGCCGACAAGTACCGGCTCTGGGTAGGCATTGCTCAAGACGCGGCGCTGCTTCTTCACGACATCCGGCGGCTCCACCGCTGGTGCCATCGGATGCATTAGCCAGGACTTCACAAGATGGGAGTCCGATACCTTGTACATTGGAGGTTCCTTCTCCATGTCAATCGCCATTGCATATGTGCTGCGCAGGGCAAAGGCGTCTCCCTTAGGAGGCTTGATCAGGTCGGGAGGCGTACCCGGGATCGCTGTAAGCATCGAGCCCTTGCTTTCCAGACTTGGCATGGAAGCCAGCAGGCCCCAAGTGTACGGATGTCTTGGATCGTAGAAGATCTCTTCTGCGGTACCCATTTCGACGATCTGTCCGGCATACATAACAGCAACACGGTCAGCCATTCTCGCCACAACCCCAAGGTCATGGGTGATGAAAATGATCGCTGTGTCAATCTTCTTCTGCAGGTCCTTCATCAGATCA
The window above is part of the Paenibacillus sp. FSL H8-0048 genome. Proteins encoded here:
- a CDS encoding aminopeptidase: MKDFEQMLEKYAELVVKVGVNVQAGQVLMVHAPLETAELTRLIVGKAYEAGAKYVLVDWDDEAVTRIRYEKAPEESFGYYPQWHADMLEGFAEEGGAILHIKVPDPELFRGIDSAKVSTAVKAAAVARKKYQVYTRNSRISWSLIKAPTRAWADKVFADLPEDERIDAMWQAVFQMNRVNSEDPVAAWRSHIGELKQSQDRMNAKRYKSLHYRAPGTDLRVELPEGHLWRGGGGENERGVYFVANMPTEEIYTMPRRTGVNGTVKSTLPLNLNGRLVDGITVTFTDGKVTAYDAESGREHLTSLLETDEGASYLGEVALVPHDSPISRLNRVFYNTGIDENASCHFALGSAYPVNIEGGTSMTSEELLSRGANVSLTHVDFMVGSDALDIDGELADGTIEPVFRKGNWVL
- a CDS encoding VanZ family protein — its product is MYFKKLTAGEPMFQTYLFPISYAFMAFPVAALFFTLPFLIVQYRRHGYINKIRALVLYLLLLYLLNAFFLVLLPLPDSRHNAAPSGSMIQLVPLQFIQDILHNTPITRSDPSSYLNVLSGADFLLAAFNVLLTVPFGMFLGYYFRTRWVVCIILSFALSLLFEITQITGIYGFFDHPYRIFDVDDMITNTLGGMIGFKLSLWISGLLPRIEKLDSQEDLSAKKVTYTRRALAFLLDSILLLAVTILLNLLSLRISWWAVSMVYFLSIPLFTGGRTFGKWVVRIRLRSEDGGPARPWRVWARYGLLYGVLGGMNSLGPDSSFFVYIGKALAAVVKMVILLADLAFFIHLVLRLIKRDRPLIYEELSRTRNGITWPERHQAAVNETLNKTVINE
- a CDS encoding amidase family protein codes for the protein MNNNDSTRISSAPNELDWLIEADITSIQEQMAQGSLTSEVLVGWYLERINRLDGLLRSVLEVNPEALAIAAKLDQERRDQGSRGPLHGIPVLVKDNIGTADKLHTSAGALALAECIAAEDAELITRLRTAGAVILGKANMTEWANLMSPAMWAGYSSRGGLVLSPYGPGELFIGGSSSGSAAAVAANLVTIAVGTETSGSIISPAAHNSLVGLKPTWGLVNNKGIIPGIGSQDSAGPMARTVKDAALLLNVLAGSAGSFSSAVLDYSAGLELHALAGKRIGIPRFYYKDLDSEALKMMESAIAALRELGAEIVDPVVLPCQDAEWKATILQYEFKRGLNSYLGSLPESAPVHSLQGLIDFNQQHCEQALKYGQGTLEWLNTSGDDITEQEYLEQLQSSRSLAGSQGIDYALEHYALDALLFPGDHGCEVAARAGYPLITIPAGYTCSGIVAPGGYLTKGPQGITFCASAHSEAMLLGIAYSYEQATKHRRTPVLEPGSSSE
- a CDS encoding exodeoxyribonuclease III yields the protein MKLVSWNVNGLRACVNKGFNEYFREVDADIFCVQETKLQEGQVVLDHGEEYAEYWNYALKKGYSGTAVFTRIKPLSVRYGLEQETEDEGRIITLEFPDFYLVNVYTPNAKRDLSRLDYRMEWEDRFRAYLLKLDEHKPVVVCGDLNVAHQEIDLKNARSNRGNSGFTDEERGKMTTLLAAGFVDTFRWFYPELEGAYSWWSYMPKVREKNVGWRIDYFLASERLTPRLLDAGIECNVLGSDHCPVVLHLADTAEV
- a CDS encoding citrate synthase/methylcitrate synthase; its protein translation is MAKVTGLEGVVAGETAIGLVDGEKGYLVYRGYWAKELAVSKSYEEVAYLLWNGHLPDAEELAQLKAQMAAERRVPEYLCKMLDLYPASVPLMLVLQSAVAALGDEENATWPPTLKQAVRLTAMLPAIIAYRYRSLQGLPPLKSLPELGHAANYLYLLTGKLPEEAHVKALSAYMILCMEHGMNASTFAGRVVLSTESDLCAAVAGSIGAMKGPLHGGAPYEVISMLEEIGTKERAEPWLRGKLEAGEKLMGFGHRIYKTKDPRAEALQIATLTMIGKDAYFDLALHVEATAVALLKEYKPGRRLFTNVEFYAAAILKALKLAPEIFTPTFTAGRIVGWTAHLLEQSAHNRIFRPQSTYIGPMPESETV
- a CDS encoding helix-turn-helix transcriptional regulator is translated as MSNQNRLQALSEFLKARRAAITPAAAGLPEGTRRRTPGLRREEVAQLSGVSSTWYTWLEQGRDIKVSPSVLDCIAAALQLTKDERSYLFALALENGPGIADYTQEEPSVIHPSLQKILQELKTCPTIISDRHCGIVGWNEAAAHVFLDFAKLAPQQRNMISLLFERKEFRRLAVNWEQFVRGYLSIFRAYYGQYLEDRWYDEFIAEMKERHPEFNHLWEESRVSSAPDVVLEFRHAKAGKMLFHLTSLQVQGAADLRCSIYTPAGESGTEAKLKQLMELK
- the fabF gene encoding beta-ketoacyl-ACP synthase II translates to MERVVITGMGVISPLGNTVDQFWSRLTAGESGITPIDSFDTTHFKTKIAGSVQAFDPDARFGRKEARRMDRFSQFALAAAEEAWMHSGLRLEELDRERLGVYVGSGVGGIQTLMDQGELLRSRGPERVSPTLIPMLISNMAAAMISIRLGAQGPTLSPVTACSIGNTAIGEAFRLIRYGGADVIVAGGAEAAVTEIALASFGNATALSTRNGEPQGASRPFERNRDGFVIAEGGAIVILESLSHALRRDAVIYGEVTGYGASSDAYHMVATHPEGIGAYQAMKLALSEAGISPGEVDVISAHATSTVVGDLSETLAIKKLFGEQAYRIPVTANKSMTGHALGAAGGLEAIALLKSLQEGLIPPTINLEQPGESCDLDYVPNVARQADLKIGISNSFGFGGHNAVIVLRKYEA
- a CDS encoding glycoside hydrolase family 43 protein, producing the protein MRKRSLTALISLSLLSACGGGNPEGPPEFGNVSVHDPSVIKVEDTYYVFGSHLASAKSKDLMSWTQISSGVTDDNVLIPNVTEELSETLSWAQSDTLWAPDVIQLADGKFYMYYDACKGDSPLSALGIAVADKIEGPYKNKGIILKSGMSGIGDDGEVYDSTEKPNVVDPDVFWDKDGKLWMVYGSYSGGIFILELDPSTGFPLEGQGYGKKLLGGNHARIEGPYMLYSPETGYYYLFLSYGGLDASGGYNIRVARSKHPAGPFEDSEGKAMLNAQGTPGVLFDDPAYAPYGVKLMGNHEFVNTAEEAAGSDTGYVSPGHNSAYYDEKSGQYYLIFHSRFPGLGEQHEVRVHQMFMNEAGWPVVAPHRYGGEKIGKYTAKEVTGAYKLVNHGKEITAELAESQLVELNADGTVSGAVTGTWALSDDHMAKLTLEGAEYSGVFLREWNEAASSEVMTFTALSAEGVAIWGSHVSPEKK